A single genomic interval of Pyruvatibacter sp. HU-CL02332 harbors:
- a CDS encoding SDR family oxidoreductase gives MTTIVITGASRGIGRELASQYATAGATVIATCRTQDAADALKAELGSEAVSTPILDVSDGASVSAFASGLGDTPIDVLINNAGVLGDQFSFGNMDYDAWTNAFAINTLGPMRVTEALAGNLVEGAKVATISSQMGSLLRDTQGSYAYRSTKAAVNKVVQLMAHDLKPRSITCITMHPGWVQTDMGGPSASITPEESASGIRKVIDGLTPEQTGSFIQWNGETHPW, from the coding sequence ATGACCACCATCGTCATCACCGGCGCAAGCCGCGGGATCGGTCGCGAGTTGGCCAGCCAGTATGCGACAGCAGGTGCCACGGTCATCGCCACCTGCCGCACGCAGGACGCAGCGGATGCCCTCAAGGCTGAGTTGGGATCAGAGGCGGTCTCGACACCAATCCTTGATGTCTCAGATGGTGCATCTGTATCCGCGTTTGCCAGTGGCCTGGGCGATACGCCAATAGATGTGCTGATCAACAATGCAGGTGTCCTGGGCGACCAGTTTTCGTTCGGCAACATGGATTACGATGCGTGGACCAATGCCTTTGCCATCAACACCCTTGGCCCTATGCGCGTGACAGAAGCACTCGCCGGCAATTTGGTAGAGGGCGCCAAAGTCGCAACCATCTCCAGCCAGATGGGTTCCCTCCTCCGCGATACGCAGGGGTCCTACGCCTATCGGAGCACCAAGGCCGCAGTGAACAAGGTTGTTCAGTTGATGGCGCATGACCTCAAACCCCGCAGCATCACCTGCATCACCATGCATCCAGGCTGGGTGCAAACCGATATGGGCGGCCCAAGTGCATCCATCACCCCTGAGGAAAGCGCGAGCGGTATCCGAAAGGTGATAGACGGCCTGACGCCGGAGCAGACCGGCAGCTTCATCCAATGGAACGGCGAAACACACCCCTGGTAG